In the Sinorhizobium arboris LMG 14919 genome, one interval contains:
- a CDS encoding carbon-nitrogen hydrolase family protein, with the protein MMKLAALQMKCIGGDAAANLARIERAAIAASGNGASLLVAPELAITGYGAGGAIRQLAEPADGPIVRELGRISRQAGIAIVAGFAEQGAEAVYNSAVHVDGDASPVVYRKSHLYGDYERSLFTPGQPSTRLFKHRGVTCGMLICYDVEFPENVRRLALAGAEAVLVPTALPAGWSGTFITDHMIRTRAFENQLFVAYANHCGSDDMFSFAGLSLIASPDGQVMARAGSADETLIFAEIDPQAFAISRAENTYLIDLKRD; encoded by the coding sequence GTGATGAAGCTCGCTGCCCTGCAGATGAAGTGCATTGGCGGCGATGCCGCCGCCAATCTCGCTCGCATCGAGCGGGCGGCGATCGCGGCTTCCGGCAACGGCGCGAGCCTGCTTGTCGCGCCCGAACTCGCGATCACCGGCTACGGCGCAGGGGGAGCAATCCGCCAGCTGGCGGAGCCGGCGGATGGACCGATCGTTCGGGAACTTGGGCGCATCTCGCGGCAAGCAGGCATCGCTATCGTTGCGGGATTTGCAGAGCAGGGGGCGGAAGCCGTCTACAACAGCGCCGTCCACGTCGACGGCGATGCCAGCCCGGTCGTCTATCGGAAGTCGCATCTCTACGGCGATTACGAGCGCTCGCTCTTCACGCCGGGGCAGCCGTCGACGCGCCTCTTCAAACACCGTGGCGTCACTTGCGGCATGCTGATCTGCTACGATGTCGAATTTCCCGAAAATGTCCGTCGGCTGGCGCTTGCGGGTGCCGAGGCGGTGCTGGTGCCGACCGCCCTTCCGGCCGGCTGGTCCGGGACTTTCATCACCGATCATATGATCCGGACGCGGGCCTTCGAGAATCAGCTCTTCGTCGCCTACGCCAATCATTGCGGTTCGGACGATATGTTTTCCTTTGCTGGACTGTCGCTCATCGCGTCGCCGGACGGCCAGGTCATGGCGAGGGCCGGTTCCGCTGATGAAACCCTGATCTTCGCCGAAATCGACCCGCAGGCATTTGCCATTTCCCGGGCGGAGAATACCTATCTCATCGACTTGAAACGCGACTGA
- a CDS encoding SDR family NAD(P)-dependent oxidoreductase, whose translation MLSYSAIAKNNVAVVTGAASGIGLASARRFASVGMRVVLADLGGEKLQAAAAEVAEAAPGGSGDVAAIETDVSRADDLVALARATRERFGHVHVLMNNAGVQPGSSIFGPLENWEAVIGVNLWGVINGSRIFAPAMIAHGEPALIINTGSKQGITTPPGDPAYNLSKAGVKVFTEALQHELRNTEDCKVNAHLLIPGFVYTSLTAQGRTEKPAGAWTPEQTVDFMMASLARGEFYILCPDNEVARPTDEKRILWAAGDIVENRPPLSRWHPDYGEVFQSFLAGTAAGRIKS comes from the coding sequence ATGTTGTCCTACTCCGCTATCGCCAAAAACAACGTCGCCGTCGTAACCGGCGCCGCCTCCGGCATCGGCCTCGCATCGGCACGGCGCTTCGCCAGCGTGGGAATGAGGGTCGTGCTCGCGGACCTTGGCGGTGAGAAGCTGCAGGCAGCGGCCGCCGAGGTGGCTGAGGCGGCTCCAGGCGGCTCCGGCGATGTCGCCGCGATCGAGACCGATGTGTCGCGGGCGGACGACCTTGTGGCCCTGGCGCGCGCGACACGCGAGCGCTTCGGACACGTGCATGTGTTGATGAACAATGCCGGCGTCCAGCCGGGCAGTTCCATTTTCGGGCCGCTCGAAAATTGGGAAGCGGTGATCGGCGTCAATCTGTGGGGCGTCATCAACGGCTCGCGCATTTTTGCTCCGGCCATGATTGCCCATGGCGAGCCGGCGCTCATCATCAACACGGGTTCGAAGCAGGGTATCACCACGCCGCCTGGAGATCCCGCCTACAACCTGTCGAAGGCGGGCGTGAAGGTCTTCACCGAGGCCCTGCAGCACGAGCTGCGCAATACCGAGGACTGCAAGGTCAATGCGCATCTCCTGATCCCCGGTTTCGTCTACACGTCCCTCACCGCGCAAGGGCGCACGGAAAAACCGGCCGGCGCCTGGACGCCGGAGCAGACCGTGGATTTCATGATGGCGAGCCTTGCTCGCGGCGAATTCTATATTCTTTGCCCCGACAACGAGGTTGCCCGGCCGACGGATGAAAAGCGCATCCTGTGGGCAGCGGGGGATATCGTCGAGAACCGTCCGCCGCTCTCACGCTGGCATCCGGACTACGGCGAAGTCTTCCAGTCGTTCCTCGCCGGGACCGCCGCAGGGAGGATCAAATCGTGA
- the livM gene encoding high-affinity branched-chain amino acid ABC transporter permease LivM, translating to MANIASTTASAGSELTARALREAVFAGLITLGMFVLFVGLKTDQNIRNELILTQRWGLLAIFVAVAMTGRFLMVAYVQPRLAQRKAAKATAADVVKEETFFGRNWAKIAVVLLLIYPPVIVALVGVQGSLKWVDNFGIQILIYVMLAWGLNIVVGLAGLLDLGYVAFYAVGAYSYALLSSYFGLSFWVLLPVAGLLAACWGVVLGFPVLRLRGDYLAIVTLAFGEIIRLVLINWTEVTKGTFGVSGIAKATLFGIKFDATKDGFAAMMGLPMSSAYYKIFLFYLILGLALLTAFVTIRLRRMPVGRAWEALREDEIACRSLGINTVTTKLTAFATGAMFGGFAGSFFAVRQGFVSPESFIFLESAVILAIVVLGGMGSLTGIAIAAVVMIGGTEILRELTFLKMIFGPTFTPELYRMLIFGLAMVTVMVWKPRGFVGSREPTAFLRERRAVSGSFTKEGHG from the coding sequence ATGGCAAATATCGCATCCACTACCGCAAGCGCCGGCAGCGAGCTGACGGCGCGGGCGCTCCGCGAGGCTGTCTTTGCGGGTCTCATCACGCTCGGAATGTTCGTGCTTTTCGTCGGCCTCAAGACCGACCAGAACATCCGCAACGAACTTATTCTCACGCAGCGCTGGGGACTGCTCGCGATTTTCGTGGCCGTGGCCATGACCGGCCGCTTCCTCATGGTCGCCTATGTCCAGCCGCGGCTTGCTCAGCGCAAGGCGGCGAAGGCGACCGCGGCCGATGTGGTGAAGGAGGAGACCTTCTTCGGCCGCAACTGGGCGAAGATCGCGGTCGTCCTGCTGCTGATATACCCACCGGTGATCGTTGCGCTCGTCGGGGTCCAGGGATCGCTGAAGTGGGTCGACAATTTCGGCATTCAGATCCTGATCTACGTGATGCTCGCATGGGGTCTGAACATCGTCGTCGGCCTCGCCGGGCTGCTTGATCTCGGCTATGTGGCCTTCTATGCCGTCGGCGCCTACTCCTACGCGTTGCTCTCCAGCTATTTCGGCTTGTCCTTCTGGGTGCTGCTGCCGGTTGCCGGCCTTCTCGCCGCCTGCTGGGGCGTCGTCCTCGGCTTCCCGGTGCTGCGCCTCAGGGGCGATTATCTTGCGATCGTGACGCTTGCTTTCGGCGAGATCATCCGCCTCGTGCTGATCAACTGGACCGAGGTCACCAAGGGTACGTTCGGCGTCTCCGGCATCGCCAAGGCGACGCTCTTCGGCATCAAGTTCGATGCCACGAAGGACGGTTTCGCGGCCATGATGGGCCTGCCGATGTCGTCGGCCTATTACAAGATCTTCCTGTTCTATCTGATCCTCGGTCTCGCCCTGCTGACCGCCTTCGTCACGATCCGGCTACGCCGGATGCCGGTCGGCCGCGCCTGGGAGGCGTTGCGGGAGGACGAGATCGCCTGCCGTTCCCTCGGCATCAACACCGTCACGACCAAGCTGACGGCATTTGCGACGGGTGCGATGTTCGGCGGCTTTGCCGGTTCGTTCTTCGCCGTGCGTCAGGGCTTCGTCTCGCCGGAATCCTTCATCTTCCTGGAATCCGCCGTTATTCTCGCCATCGTGGTTCTCGGCGGCATGGGCTCGCTGACGGGTATCGCCATTGCCGCCGTCGTCATGATCGGCGGCACGGAAATTCTGCGTGAACTGACCTTCCTCAAGATGATCTTCGGACCGACCTTCACGCCGGAACTCTATCGCATGCTGATCTTCGGCCTCGCCATGGTCACCGTCATGGTATGGAAGCCGCGCGGCTTCGTCGGATCACGCGAGCCGACCGCCTTTCTGCGCGAACGCAGGGCAGTCTCCGGCAGCTTCACCAAAGAAGGGCACGGCTGA
- a CDS encoding ring-cleaving dioxygenase: MSLHLTGIHHLTAITANAPENLRFYTGTLGLRLVKKTVNQDDTTAYHLFYADGQATPGTDLTFFDWPVGPEGRGTHSISRTGLRVGSAETVRWWKRRFDELKVASGEVAEIDGRISLDFEDGEGQRFRLVDDGGLAPSHPWAKSPVPAEHQIKGLGPITISVPGISDTALVLTHVMNMAELRSYPSPDGIGEVHVFSMGEGGPAAELHVAVQPDLPAARQGAGAVHHVAFRVPDVETLHRWTERLGEFRLPSSGEVERFYFRSLYFREPNGVLFEIATDGPGFAVDEPMDTLGESLSLPPFLEPKRAQIEAKLKPLA; encoded by the coding sequence ATGAGCTTGCACCTGACTGGTATCCACCATCTGACGGCGATAACCGCCAATGCGCCGGAGAACCTGCGCTTCTACACGGGGACGCTGGGCCTGCGCCTGGTTAAGAAGACCGTCAACCAGGACGACACCACGGCCTATCACCTCTTCTATGCCGACGGGCAGGCGACGCCAGGCACGGACCTGACCTTCTTCGACTGGCCGGTCGGGCCCGAAGGGCGCGGGACGCACAGTATTTCGCGGACCGGACTTCGGGTCGGCAGCGCCGAGACCGTGAGGTGGTGGAAGCGCCGCTTCGATGAGTTGAAGGTCGCTTCCGGCGAGGTCGCCGAGATCGACGGCCGCATCTCTCTCGATTTCGAGGACGGCGAGGGCCAGCGCTTCCGGCTCGTCGACGACGGCGGACTGGCGCCCTCGCACCCGTGGGCGAAGAGTCCGGTTCCGGCCGAGCATCAGATCAAAGGCCTTGGGCCGATCACCATCAGCGTGCCGGGTATCAGCGACACCGCCCTCGTGCTGACGCATGTCATGAACATGGCGGAACTGCGCAGCTATCCATCGCCCGATGGCATCGGCGAGGTGCATGTCTTTTCGATGGGAGAGGGCGGACCGGCGGCCGAACTGCATGTGGCGGTCCAGCCCGATCTGCCGGCTGCGCGTCAGGGGGCGGGCGCCGTCCACCACGTCGCCTTCCGGGTGCCGGATGTCGAAACGCTGCATCGGTGGACGGAACGGCTCGGCGAGTTCCGACTGCCGTCGAGCGGCGAGGTCGAGCGCTTCTACTTCCGATCGCTCTACTTCCGCGAGCCGAACGGGGTCCTTTTCGAGATCGCGACCGACGGTCCCGGCTTTGCCGTAGACGAGCCTATGGATACGCTCGGCGAGAGCCTGTCGCTGCCGCCTTTCCTGGAACCGAAGCGGGCGCAGATCGAGGCAAAACTCAAACCTCTGGCGTAA
- a CDS encoding branched-chain amino acid ABC transporter permease — translation MEYFVQQLVNGLTLGSIYGMIAIGYTMVYGIIGMINFAHGDIFMLGGFAALIVFLILTTFIAGVPVVLALLIMMVVGMLTAALWNWTIERVAYRPLRGSFRLAPLITAIGMSIVLSNFIQVTQGPRNKPIPPLVSSVYDLFGIAVSLKQIIIVVITAILLSVFWYVVNRTPLGRAQRATEQDRKMAALLGVDVDRTISVTFIMGAALAAVAGTLYLMYYGVVVFTDGFAPGVKAFTAAVLGGIGSLPGAVLGGLLIGLIESLWSAYFTIDYKDVATFSILAIVLIFKPSGILGRPEVEKV, via the coding sequence ATGGAGTATTTCGTCCAGCAGCTCGTCAACGGGCTGACGCTTGGGTCTATTTACGGTATGATCGCGATCGGTTATACCATGGTCTACGGCATCATCGGCATGATCAACTTCGCCCATGGCGACATTTTCATGCTTGGCGGCTTTGCCGCATTGATTGTCTTCTTGATTCTCACAACATTCATCGCCGGCGTACCAGTTGTACTGGCGCTTTTGATTATGATGGTCGTCGGTATGCTGACGGCTGCGCTTTGGAACTGGACCATCGAGCGCGTGGCCTATCGCCCGCTTCGCGGTTCCTTCCGTCTGGCGCCGCTGATCACGGCGATCGGCATGTCGATCGTTCTGTCGAACTTCATCCAGGTTACGCAGGGTCCGCGAAACAAGCCGATCCCGCCGCTGGTCTCCTCGGTCTATGATCTGTTCGGCATAGCAGTCTCGCTGAAGCAGATCATCATCGTCGTCATCACGGCAATCCTGCTGTCGGTCTTCTGGTATGTCGTCAACCGAACCCCGCTCGGGCGCGCTCAGCGTGCCACCGAGCAGGACCGCAAGATGGCGGCATTGCTCGGCGTCGATGTCGACCGCACGATTTCGGTCACCTTCATCATGGGTGCCGCACTCGCCGCCGTCGCCGGGACGCTGTACCTTATGTATTATGGCGTGGTCGTGTTCACCGACGGTTTCGCTCCGGGGGTCAAGGCGTTTACCGCCGCCGTTCTCGGTGGGATAGGCTCGCTGCCCGGCGCCGTGCTCGGCGGCCTGCTGATAGGTCTCATCGAGTCGCTGTGGTCCGCCTATTTCACCATCGACTACAAGGATGTCGCGACCTTCTCGATTCTCGCGATTGTCCTGATCTTCAAGCCGTCGGGTATTCTCGGACGACCGGAAGTCGAGAAGGTATAA
- a CDS encoding response regulator, with protein MQVSQVPPAIQSVLVLEDNFLIALDMEEMLVSLGVTSVRVATSKAKAMELVAEHRFDFAILDINLGDDTSFAVADALIARGISFGFTSGYGDLLALPSHLRDVPRIDKPFSEGTLSSLIATAVLSRDT; from the coding sequence ATGCAAGTCAGTCAGGTTCCGCCGGCCATCCAGTCAGTCCTCGTCCTGGAAGATAATTTCCTGATCGCGCTGGACATGGAGGAGATGCTCGTGTCCCTCGGGGTGACGAGCGTTCGCGTCGCCACGAGCAAGGCAAAGGCGATGGAACTCGTAGCGGAACATAGATTCGATTTCGCAATTCTCGACATCAATCTGGGGGACGACACGAGCTTTGCCGTTGCCGATGCGCTGATCGCACGGGGTATCAGCTTCGGATTCACCAGCGGCTATGGGGACCTGTTGGCGCTGCCGAGCCATCTTCGCGATGTTCCGAGAATCGACAAGCCCTTCAGCGAAGGAACGCTCAGCAGCCTTATCGCCACGGCTGTCCTTTCAAGAGACACGTGA
- the cysQ gene encoding 3'(2'),5'-bisphosphate nucleotidase CysQ produces the protein MLDILETSALAAGQAILEIYRAGPAVTYKADASPVTDADHRAERIILAGLTAAFPDIPVVAEEEVAAGYVPDIAGKRFFLVDPLDGTKEFVERNDHFTVNIGLIENGTPVAGVVYAPALGLIYSAAEGKAKKASVEDGQVAGQWAAIGCRRCGDRPMALTSRWHNSPETISFLSDQGISDHEAVGSSLKFCLLAEGVADIYPRFSRTMEWDTAAGDAILRAAGGETLTMAGIALAYGKRNQSDDCDFANPWFISRGRA, from the coding sequence ATGCTGGACATACTGGAAACATCGGCGCTCGCCGCCGGACAAGCCATCCTGGAGATTTACCGTGCCGGCCCCGCCGTCACCTACAAGGCAGACGCTTCGCCGGTGACCGATGCAGACCATCGTGCCGAACGGATCATCCTCGCGGGTCTGACGGCCGCCTTTCCGGATATACCGGTCGTCGCGGAGGAAGAGGTCGCCGCAGGCTACGTTCCCGATATCGCCGGAAAGCGTTTCTTCCTCGTCGATCCGTTGGACGGCACGAAGGAATTCGTCGAGCGCAACGACCATTTCACCGTCAATATCGGGCTCATCGAAAACGGCACACCAGTCGCCGGCGTCGTCTATGCGCCGGCTCTCGGCCTCATCTATTCTGCAGCGGAGGGCAAGGCGAAGAAGGCGTCGGTGGAGGATGGACAGGTTGCAGGGCAATGGGCCGCTATCGGCTGCCGCCGCTGCGGCGATCGGCCGATGGCGCTGACCAGCCGCTGGCACAACAGTCCCGAGACCATATCCTTTCTCTCCGATCAGGGCATCAGCGATCATGAGGCCGTAGGCTCGTCGCTGAAGTTCTGCCTGCTGGCGGAAGGTGTCGCCGACATCTATCCGCGCTTCAGCCGGACGATGGAGTGGGACACGGCGGCGGGGGACGCAATCCTGAGGGCTGCAGGCGGGGAAACTCTGACCATGGCGGGCATTGCGCTTGCCTATGGCAAACGCAATCAATCCGACGACTGCGATTTCGCCAATCCCTGGTTCATCTCGCGCGGCAGGGCGTGA
- a CDS encoding NADPH-dependent FMN reductase, translating into MTKLLGISGSLRKASFNTALLKAAGTVAPDGVEFETATLHGIPLYDGDVEAESGVPAAAEALKQKIIAADGVILFTPEYNNSVPGVFKNAIDWMSRPPADIRKVFGGRPFALAGASSGSFGTILSQNAWLSVMRTLGAEIWSGKRLMVPKADTLFDEEGRLKDEQTRERLRGFVQAFADHVAG; encoded by the coding sequence ATGACCAAGCTTCTCGGCATATCGGGCAGTCTGCGAAAGGCGTCCTTTAATACCGCATTGCTTAAAGCCGCAGGAACGGTGGCGCCGGATGGGGTGGAATTCGAGACTGCGACATTGCATGGCATCCCCCTATACGACGGAGACGTGGAGGCCGAAAGTGGCGTTCCAGCCGCTGCGGAGGCGCTGAAGCAGAAGATTATCGCGGCGGACGGCGTCATCCTCTTCACGCCGGAATACAACAATTCGGTCCCCGGGGTTTTCAAGAACGCGATCGACTGGATGAGCCGCCCGCCAGCCGACATCAGGAAGGTCTTCGGCGGCCGGCCCTTCGCGCTTGCCGGCGCTTCTTCCGGAAGCTTCGGGACCATTCTCAGCCAAAACGCCTGGCTTTCAGTGATGCGGACGCTGGGAGCCGAGATCTGGTCGGGCAAGCGGCTGATGGTGCCGAAAGCCGACACGCTTTTCGACGAGGAAGGGCGGCTGAAGGACGAGCAGACCCGGGAAAGGTTGCGCGGTTTCGTCCAGGCCTTCGCCGACCACGTCGCTGGCTGA
- a CDS encoding Crp/Fnr family transcriptional regulator, protein MITEGKFTKGTPCKDCPLRPLSLFRRFKDEELAFVSHFKIGELVFGASATILAEGEQSEHLFTVLSGWGFRYKMLDDGRRQILNYVMPGDIVGLQGTLMGEMQHSIEALSPVALCVFQRDRLADLYRGHPDLAYDLTWIAAREERMLDENLLSIGRRSALERAAYLIAFLYQRAASLELFGSGWSVIPVTQQHIADTLGLSIVHTNKTLKKLAARGLLRWAEKGCEVHDIHGLLALAGWDGLSEPKRPLI, encoded by the coding sequence ATGATAACCGAAGGAAAGTTCACCAAAGGCACGCCCTGCAAAGACTGTCCCTTGCGCCCGCTTTCACTGTTCCGTCGCTTCAAGGACGAGGAACTCGCATTCGTCTCCCACTTCAAGATCGGCGAACTCGTCTTCGGTGCGAGCGCAACCATACTCGCAGAAGGGGAACAAAGCGAACACCTCTTCACTGTCCTTTCCGGATGGGGCTTTCGCTACAAGATGCTCGATGATGGTCGACGGCAGATCCTGAACTACGTGATGCCCGGCGATATCGTCGGGCTGCAAGGCACCCTCATGGGCGAGATGCAGCACTCGATCGAGGCGCTTTCGCCAGTCGCGCTCTGCGTCTTCCAGCGCGACAGGCTCGCAGACCTTTACAGGGGGCACCCCGATCTCGCCTATGACCTGACCTGGATCGCGGCGCGCGAGGAGCGCATGCTGGATGAGAACCTTCTGAGTATCGGCCGCCGCTCGGCTCTGGAGCGGGCGGCCTACCTCATCGCCTTTCTCTACCAGAGAGCTGCGTCATTGGAACTGTTCGGAAGCGGCTGGAGCGTCATTCCCGTTACGCAGCAACATATTGCCGACACGCTTGGCCTCTCGATCGTCCACACCAACAAAACGCTGAAGAAACTGGCGGCCAGGGGGCTTCTGCGCTGGGCCGAGAAGGGCTGCGAGGTCCATGACATCCATGGTTTGCTGGCGCTCGCGGGATGGGATGGTCTGAGCGAGCCGAAGCGGCCGCTGATTTGA
- a CDS encoding VOC family protein, with protein MTSGIHHITLIARKVQANVDFYVGFLGLHLVKRTGGYEDPNQLHLFYGDASGSPGSLVSFLVWEDGSPGRVGHGQPSEIAFAIPPESIGYWMTRALQFNIDAAGPSQEFGEPVLRLKDPDGVIVKLVGTNALAEPAPWANRDIPETDSIRRLRGATVLTEKPKETAHFLQNHFGYAEMGATESIRRLTSSSGDVIDIRDAGGFWSAAPGTGTIDHIAFRAPDEATVLAVRADLEQEHAGATNAHDRKYFFSLYVREPGGTLCELATDGPGFAVDEAPDALGTTLFLPPHLSSDPTATLVRLPQFALPGEPRVPQRDLPFVHRFYRPDKANDRTFVLLHGSGGNEIDMLPFGHQLDPHATLLGVRGRSTEEGFPRWFRRFSMTKFDQQDIRSEAEAFAAFAEGAREGYGLDLEKTVFIGYSNGANLLAAVLLLHPGIIRNAVMMRAMAALESAPEPDLAGTRVLMLTGKDDPYGKHAPELKATLRGSGADFEEIDIDIGHGIGVEDIAVIRPWLAESGL; from the coding sequence GTGACCAGCGGCATTCATCACATCACCCTGATCGCCCGCAAGGTGCAGGCCAATGTCGACTTCTATGTCGGCTTCCTGGGGCTGCATCTGGTGAAGCGGACCGGCGGCTACGAGGATCCCAATCAGTTGCATCTATTCTATGGCGACGCCTCGGGGTCGCCGGGGTCGCTCGTGAGTTTCCTGGTCTGGGAGGACGGCTCTCCGGGCCGGGTCGGTCACGGCCAGCCGAGCGAGATCGCCTTCGCCATTCCACCTGAGAGCATCGGCTACTGGATGACGCGAGCGCTACAGTTCAATATCGATGCAGCGGGCCCTTCGCAGGAATTCGGCGAGCCGGTCCTTCGCCTGAAAGATCCGGACGGCGTCATCGTCAAGCTGGTAGGAACGAACGCGCTTGCGGAGCCCGCGCCCTGGGCCAACAGGGACATTCCCGAAACGGACTCCATCCGCCGCTTACGCGGCGCAACGGTGCTCACCGAAAAACCCAAAGAGACGGCCCATTTCCTGCAAAACCACTTCGGCTACGCGGAGATGGGAGCGACGGAGAGCATCCGCCGCCTCACCTCCTCGTCCGGGGACGTGATCGACATACGCGATGCCGGCGGCTTCTGGAGTGCCGCCCCCGGGACCGGCACGATCGACCACATCGCCTTCCGGGCACCGGATGAGGCAACCGTGCTTGCCGTCAGAGCCGATCTCGAGCAGGAGCACGCCGGCGCAACCAACGCGCACGACCGGAAATATTTCTTCTCGCTCTATGTGCGCGAGCCGGGCGGCACGCTCTGCGAGCTTGCGACCGACGGTCCCGGCTTTGCCGTCGACGAAGCTCCGGATGCCCTCGGCACAACGCTGTTCCTGCCGCCGCACCTGTCGAGCGACCCGACGGCGACGCTGGTCAGGCTGCCGCAATTCGCGCTGCCCGGCGAGCCGAGAGTGCCGCAGCGCGATCTGCCATTCGTCCATCGGTTCTACCGCCCCGACAAGGCGAACGACCGCACCTTCGTGCTGCTGCACGGCAGCGGCGGCAACGAAATCGATATGCTGCCCTTCGGCCATCAACTCGATCCTCATGCGACTCTCCTGGGCGTACGCGGCCGCAGCACCGAAGAAGGCTTCCCGCGCTGGTTCCGGCGCTTCTCGATGACGAAATTCGACCAGCAGGACATCCGCTCGGAAGCGGAAGCCTTCGCCGCCTTCGCCGAGGGCGCGCGCGAGGGCTACGGGCTCGACCTGGAGAAGACAGTGTTCATCGGCTACTCCAACGGCGCGAACCTGCTCGCCGCCGTGCTGCTCCTCCACCCCGGCATCATCAGAAACGCCGTGATGATGCGCGCGATGGCGGCGCTCGAAAGTGCGCCGGAACCGGACCTTGCCGGCACCAGAGTGCTGATGCTCACCGGCAAGGACGATCCCTACGGTAAGCACGCACCGGAACTGAAGGCGACACTTAGAGGCAGCGGGGCAGATTTCGAGGAAATCGACATCGACATCGGCCACGGGATCGGGGTCGAAGATATCGCCGTGATCCGGCCCTGGCTGGCCGAGTCCGGGTTATAG
- a CDS encoding ABC transporter ATP-binding protein encodes MAFGTDTMTKDPILKVDHLSMRFGGLMAINDFSFEAERGEITALIGPNGAGKTTVFNCITGFYKPTMGMITMRQKSGNEFLLERLPDFEITKKAKVARTFQNIRMFSGLTVLENLLVAQHNKLMRASGYTILGLLGFPAYREASRESIELARHWLDKASLIERADDPAGDLPYGAQRRLEIARAMCTGPELLCLDEPAAGLNPRESLALNELLQEIRRDTGTSILLIEHDMSVVMEISDHVVVLEYGQKISDGNPDFVKNDPKVIAAYLGVEDEEVEEVIEEIEEIEGEHGGARQ; translated from the coding sequence ATGGCGTTCGGAACCGACACAATGACAAAAGACCCCATCCTCAAGGTCGACCACCTGTCGATGCGCTTCGGCGGTCTCATGGCCATCAACGACTTCTCCTTCGAGGCGGAGCGCGGTGAGATCACGGCGCTGATCGGTCCGAACGGAGCGGGGAAGACCACCGTCTTCAACTGCATCACCGGCTTCTACAAGCCGACGATGGGCATGATCACCATGCGGCAGAAGTCGGGCAACGAATTCCTTCTGGAACGCCTGCCGGATTTCGAGATCACGAAAAAGGCCAAAGTGGCGCGAACCTTCCAGAACATCCGCATGTTCTCGGGTCTGACGGTTCTCGAAAACCTGCTGGTCGCGCAGCACAACAAGCTGATGCGGGCGTCCGGCTATACCATCCTCGGCCTGCTAGGTTTCCCGGCCTATCGGGAGGCATCCAGGGAATCCATCGAACTCGCCAGGCACTGGCTCGACAAGGCATCGCTGATCGAGCGGGCCGACGATCCGGCCGGGGACCTTCCCTATGGTGCTCAGCGGCGTCTCGAGATCGCCCGGGCCATGTGCACCGGACCGGAGCTTCTCTGCCTGGACGAGCCCGCGGCGGGCCTCAACCCGCGCGAGTCGCTCGCCCTCAACGAATTGCTGCAGGAGATTCGCCGCGATACCGGCACGTCGATCCTGTTGATCGAGCACGACATGTCCGTCGTCATGGAAATATCCGATCACGTCGTGGTGCTCGAATACGGTCAGAAGATTTCCGACGGCAACCCGGATTTCGTGAAAAACGATCCGAAGGTCATCGCGGCCTATCTGGGTGTCGAGGATGAAGAGGTTGAAGAGGTGATCGAAGAGATCGAGGAAATCGAAGGCGAGCATGGGGGGGCCAGACAATGA